Proteins encoded within one genomic window of Bos indicus x Bos taurus breed Angus x Brahman F1 hybrid chromosome 18, Bos_hybrid_MaternalHap_v2.0, whole genome shotgun sequence:
- the FFAR3 gene encoding free fatty acid receptor 3, translating to MGTARFLSLLPDNSSPDLIWRSRQGVEQQSPRVLKAAVAMTNPDHSFFLGNHWLFFSVYLFTFLVGLPLNLMALVIFVGKLRRRPLAVDVLLLNLTLSDLVLLLFLPFRMVEAASAMHWSLPFVFCPFSRFLFFTTIYLTSLFLAAVSTERFLSVAYPLWYKTRPRPGQAGLVSGACWLLAAAHCSVVYVIEFSGNSSPSQGINGTCYLEFREDQLALLLPVRLEMAVVLFGVPLFISSYCYSRLVCILGRGASHRRRKRVAGLAAATLLNFLVCFGPYNMSHIVGYIQGKSPTWRSYVLLLSTLNSCVDPLVYYFSSSGFQADFQGLLGRLTGSWGPWRQENGVTSKKSEGEGPPQELFNIEAS from the exons ATGGGCACTGCCAGGTTTTTATCACTTCTGCCAGATAATAGCTCACCGGACTTGATCTGGAGGAGCCGGCAAGGTGTTGAGCAGCAGAGCCCTCGGGTTCTCAAAGCAGCAG tGGCCATGACCAACCCAGACCACTCCTTCTTCCTCGGCAATCACTGGCTCTTCTTCTCCGTGTACCTCTTCACCTTCCTCGTGGGGCTCCCCCTCAACCTGATGGCCCTGGTGATCTTCGTGGGCAAGCTGCGGCGCCGCCCTCTGGCCGTGGACGTGCTCTTGCTAAACCTCACCCTCTCGGATCTGGTCCTGTTGCTCTTCCTGCCGTTCCGCATGGTGGAGGCGGCCAGTGCCATGCACTGGTCCCTGCCCTTCGTCTTCTGCCCCTTCTCCAGGTTCCTCTTCTTCACCACCATCTATCTCACGTCCCTCTTCCTGGCAGCCGTGAGCACAGAGCGCTTCCTGAGCGTGGCCTACCCGCTTTGGTACAAGACTCGGCCGAGGCCAGGGCAGGCTGGCCTGGTCAGTGGGGCCTGCTGGCTCCTGGCCGCTGCTCACTGCAGCGTGGTCTACGTGATCGAATTCTCGGGGAACTCCTCCCCCAGCCAGGGTATCAACGGAACCTGCTACCTGGAGTTCCGGGAGGATCAGCTGGCCCTTCTCCTGCCCGTCCGGCTAGAGATGGCAGTGGTCCTCTTTGGGGTGCCCCTGTTCATCAGCAGCTACTGCTACAGCCGCCTGGTCTGCATACTCGGGAGGGGAGCTAGCCATCGCCGTCGGAAGAGGGTGGCAGGGCTAGCGGCTGCTACATTGCTCAACTTCCTCGTCTGCTTTGGGCCCTACAACATGTCCCACATCGTGGGCTACATCCAGGGTAAAAGCCCCACGTGGAGAAGTTATGTGCTGCTCCTCAGCACCCTGAATTCCTGCGTCGACCCCCTTGTCTACTATTTCTCATCATCTGGGTTCCAAGCCGACTTCCAGGGATTGCTGGGGCGGCTGACTGGGTCCTGGGGCCCTTGGCGGCAGGAGAATGGCGTGACCTCGAAGAAGAGCGAGGGAGAGGGGCCACCTCAGGAGCTGTTCAACATAGAGGCCAGCTAG
- the FFAR1 gene encoding free fatty acid receptor 1 — MDLPPQLSFALYVAAFVLGFPLNTLAIAGAVSHARLRLTPSLVYALHLGCSDLLLATSLPLKAVEALAGGTWPLPAPLCPAFALVHFAPLYAGGGFLAALSVGRYLGAAFPLGYQAARRPLYSWGVCVAVWAIVLCHLGLVFGLEAPGGWLDNSTSSLGISTPINGSPVCLEAWDPASAGPARFSLSLLLFFLPLVITAFCYVGCLRALAHSGLSHRRKLKAAWVAGGALLTLLLCLGPYNASNVAGFLHPDIGGQWRQLGLITGAWSVVLNPLVTGYLGGHPGQGTVCVAKTKAGASQK; from the coding sequence ATGGACCTGCCCCCGCAGCTCTCCTTCGCCCTCTATGTGGCTGCCTTCGTGCTGGGCTTTCCACTCAACACCTTGGCCATCGCGGGCGCCGTGTCCCACGCCCGGCTGCGCCTCACCCCCAGCTTGGTCTATGCCCTCCACCTGGGCTGCTCTGATCTCCTGCTGGCGACTTCTCTGCCCCTGAAGGCAGTGGAGGCCCTGGCTGGGGGCACCTGGCCCCTGCCGGCCCCTCTCTGTCCTGCCTTCGCCCTGGTCCACTTCGCTCCACTCTATGCGGGAGGGGGCTTCCTGGCCGCCCTGAGTGTTGGCCGCTACCTCGGAGCTGCCTTCCCCTTGGGCTACCAAGCTGCCCGGAGGCCGCTCTACTCCTGGGGCGTGTGTGTGGCCGTATGGGCCATCGTTCTCTGTCACCTGGGGCTGGTCTTTGGGCTGGAGGCCCCGGGGGGCTGGCTGGACAATTCCACCAGCTCCTTGGGCATCAGCACACCAATCAATGGCTCTCCGGTCTGCCTGGAGGCCTGGGACCCAGCATCGGCAGGCCCGGCTCGCTTTAGCCTCTCGCTTCTGCTCTTCTTTCTGCCCCTGGTCATCACAGCCTTCTGCTACGTGGGCTGCCTCCGGGCACTGGCCCACTCGGGCCTGAGCCACAGACGGAAGCTAAAGGCGGCCTGGGTGGCTGGCGGGGCCCTGCTCACATTGCTGCTCTGCTTAGGACCCTACAACGCCTCCAACGTGGCTGGCTTCCTGCACCCCGACATTGGAGGCCAGTGGCGGCAGCTGGGGCTCATCACAGGTGCTTGGAGCGTGGTGCTCAACCCTTTGGTGACTGGCTACTTGGGAGGCCACCCTGGCCAGGGGACAGTCTGTGTGgcaaaaacaaaagcaggagCATCCCAGAAATAG